One region of Carya illinoinensis cultivar Pawnee chromosome 8, C.illinoinensisPawnee_v1, whole genome shotgun sequence genomic DNA includes:
- the LOC122318558 gene encoding uncharacterized protein LOC122318558 isoform X2 — MMRGRNFSGNYTNPCLTMHQPWASLLVHGIKRVEGRSWPAPIRGRLWIHAASKVPDEATIKAMEDFYREIYAVNGITDLKFPEYYPVSRLLGCVEVVGCVRGEELAHWNMVPEGVRLEGLTDFCWLCEQPQKLLIPFEMRGYQRVYNLEKKIYEAAIRGLISVEGPLPVKFPLPNLQDPFSLKPGSVSTQFFGSKASDVEESSSLGAAIAGARAAATQFTKKDENLPIVTQNSKPNAAKTGPIKRKSLRVDSMTYTNISDNKSSLPSNNEEKSTDNKYEGSSSCNQPAASLERHPGAPSKGQL; from the exons ATGATGAGGGGGAGAAACTTCTCCGGTAACTATACAAACCCATGTCTGACTATGCACCAGCCGTGGGCTTCACTGCTTGTTCATGGGATAAAGCGCGTTGAGGGGAGGTCATGGCCTGCTCCAATCAGAG GCCGCCTTTGGATTCATGCTGCAAGTAAGGTGCCAGATGAGGCCACGATCAAAGCAATGGAGGACTTCTACAGGGAAATTTATGCCGTGAATGGAATTACTGATCTCAAGTTTCCAGAATATTATCCTGTTTCAAGACTATTAG GGTGTGTTGAAGTGGTTGGCTGTGTTAGAGGTGAAGAACTAGCACACTGGAACATGGTACCCGAAGGG GTGAGGCTGGAAGGACTGACTGACTTTTGTTGGCTCTGTGAACAGCCACAG AAACTGTTAATTCCTTTTGAGATGCGAGGGTACCAACGCGTTTATAATCTGGAAAAAAAG ATATATGAGGCTGCTATTAGAGGTCTTATTTCAGTTGAAGGCCCACTGCCTGTGAAATTTCCACTTCCAAATCTACAAGATCCATTTTCCTTGAAGCCAGGTTCTGTCTCTACGCAGTTCTTTGGATCTAAAGCATCTGATGTGGAAGAATCATCAAGCCTTGGTGCCGCAATAGCTGGTGCACGAGCAGCAGCCACTCAGTTCACTAAAAAGGATGAAAATCTCCCTATTGTGACCCAGAATAGTAAACCTAACGCAGCAAAGACTGGTCCAATAAAGAGAAAATCTTTGAGAGTGGATTCAATGACATACACTAATATTAGTGACAACAAAAGTTCTTTGCCGTCAAATAACGAAGAGAAAAGTACTGACAATAAGTACGAGGGAAGTAGTAGCTGTAATCAACCTGCTGCTAGTTTGGAACGGCATCCTGGGGCACCTTCTAAG GGTCAGTTGTGA
- the LOC122318558 gene encoding uncharacterized protein LOC122318558 isoform X1: protein MMRGRNFSGNYTNPCLTMHQPWASLLVHGIKRVEGRSWPAPIRGRLWIHAASKVPDEATIKAMEDFYREIYAVNGITDLKFPEYYPVSRLLGCVEVVGCVRGEELAHWNMVPEGVRLEGLTDFCWLCEQPQKLLIPFEMRGYQRVYNLEKKIYEAAIRGLISVEGPLPVKFPLPNLQDPFSLKPGSVSTQFFGSKASDVEESSSLGAAIAGARAAATQFTKKDENLPIVTQNSKPNAAKTGPIKRKSLRVDSMTYTNISDNKSSLPSNNEEKSTDNKYEGSSSCNQPAASLERHPGAPSKIFTAALRGLKPS from the exons ATGATGAGGGGGAGAAACTTCTCCGGTAACTATACAAACCCATGTCTGACTATGCACCAGCCGTGGGCTTCACTGCTTGTTCATGGGATAAAGCGCGTTGAGGGGAGGTCATGGCCTGCTCCAATCAGAG GCCGCCTTTGGATTCATGCTGCAAGTAAGGTGCCAGATGAGGCCACGATCAAAGCAATGGAGGACTTCTACAGGGAAATTTATGCCGTGAATGGAATTACTGATCTCAAGTTTCCAGAATATTATCCTGTTTCAAGACTATTAG GGTGTGTTGAAGTGGTTGGCTGTGTTAGAGGTGAAGAACTAGCACACTGGAACATGGTACCCGAAGGG GTGAGGCTGGAAGGACTGACTGACTTTTGTTGGCTCTGTGAACAGCCACAG AAACTGTTAATTCCTTTTGAGATGCGAGGGTACCAACGCGTTTATAATCTGGAAAAAAAG ATATATGAGGCTGCTATTAGAGGTCTTATTTCAGTTGAAGGCCCACTGCCTGTGAAATTTCCACTTCCAAATCTACAAGATCCATTTTCCTTGAAGCCAGGTTCTGTCTCTACGCAGTTCTTTGGATCTAAAGCATCTGATGTGGAAGAATCATCAAGCCTTGGTGCCGCAATAGCTGGTGCACGAGCAGCAGCCACTCAGTTCACTAAAAAGGATGAAAATCTCCCTATTGTGACCCAGAATAGTAAACCTAACGCAGCAAAGACTGGTCCAATAAAGAGAAAATCTTTGAGAGTGGATTCAATGACATACACTAATATTAGTGACAACAAAAGTTCTTTGCCGTCAAATAACGAAGAGAAAAGTACTGACAATAAGTACGAGGGAAGTAGTAGCTGTAATCAACCTGCTGCTAGTTTGGAACGGCATCCTGGGGCACCTTCTAAG ATTTTCACTGCAGCCTTGAGGGGACTTAAGCCATCATGA
- the LOC122318558 gene encoding uncharacterized protein LOC122318558 isoform X3: MMRGRNFSGNYTNPCLTMHQPWASLLVHGIKRVEGRSWPAPIRGRLWIHAASKVPDEATIKAMEDFYREIYAVNGITDLKFPEYYPVSRLLGCVEVVGCVRGEELAHWNMVPEGVRLEGLTDFCWLCEQPQKLLIPFEMRGYQRVYNLEKKIYEAAIRGLISVEGPLPVKFPLPNLQDPFSLKPGSVSTQFFGSKASDVEESSSLGAAIAGARAAATQFTKKDENLPIVTQNSKPNAAKTGPIKRKSLRVDSMTYTNISDNKSSLPSNNEEKSTDNKYEGSSSCNQPAASLERHPGAPSKP; encoded by the exons ATGATGAGGGGGAGAAACTTCTCCGGTAACTATACAAACCCATGTCTGACTATGCACCAGCCGTGGGCTTCACTGCTTGTTCATGGGATAAAGCGCGTTGAGGGGAGGTCATGGCCTGCTCCAATCAGAG GCCGCCTTTGGATTCATGCTGCAAGTAAGGTGCCAGATGAGGCCACGATCAAAGCAATGGAGGACTTCTACAGGGAAATTTATGCCGTGAATGGAATTACTGATCTCAAGTTTCCAGAATATTATCCTGTTTCAAGACTATTAG GGTGTGTTGAAGTGGTTGGCTGTGTTAGAGGTGAAGAACTAGCACACTGGAACATGGTACCCGAAGGG GTGAGGCTGGAAGGACTGACTGACTTTTGTTGGCTCTGTGAACAGCCACAG AAACTGTTAATTCCTTTTGAGATGCGAGGGTACCAACGCGTTTATAATCTGGAAAAAAAG ATATATGAGGCTGCTATTAGAGGTCTTATTTCAGTTGAAGGCCCACTGCCTGTGAAATTTCCACTTCCAAATCTACAAGATCCATTTTCCTTGAAGCCAGGTTCTGTCTCTACGCAGTTCTTTGGATCTAAAGCATCTGATGTGGAAGAATCATCAAGCCTTGGTGCCGCAATAGCTGGTGCACGAGCAGCAGCCACTCAGTTCACTAAAAAGGATGAAAATCTCCCTATTGTGACCCAGAATAGTAAACCTAACGCAGCAAAGACTGGTCCAATAAAGAGAAAATCTTTGAGAGTGGATTCAATGACATACACTAATATTAGTGACAACAAAAGTTCTTTGCCGTCAAATAACGAAGAGAAAAGTACTGACAATAAGTACGAGGGAAGTAGTAGCTGTAATCAACCTGCTGCTAGTTTGGAACGGCATCCTGGGGCACCTTCTAAG CCTTGA
- the LOC122318559 gene encoding transcription factor MYB4-like: MAKAPCCENTGLKKGPWTPEEDRILISYVQLYGHENWRALPKQAGLRRCGKSCRLRWKNYLRPDIKRGNFSKQEEETIIKLHQLLGNRWSTIAARLPGRTDNEIKNFWNSQLKKRVLKQNPATPANIKQNVGTPVCTLNTSTSNHVYATLPPQQSQKVLGLQTDSTNDRSILGRNVSATRDHYPLTSRGHPSLLSHDPTTETTINSSSFMSDEMEFWYKLLAKSGTADH, encoded by the exons ATGGCAAAGGCTCCTTGTTGTGAAAATACGGGGCTAAAGAAGGGACCATGGACTCCTGAAGAAGATCGGATTCTGATTTCTTACGTCCAACTATACGGACATGAAAATTGGCGGGCGCTTCCAAAACAAGCAG GTTTACGAAGGTGTGGAAAGAGTTGCAGGCTTCGGTGGAAGAATTACTTGCGGCCAGACATAAAACGAGGAAACTTCAGCAAGCAAGAAGAAGAGACCATCATCAAGCTTCACCAACTTCTTGGAAACAG GTGGTCCACCATTGCAGCAAGACTACCCGGACGAACGGACAATGAGATAAAGAATTTCTGGAACAGCCAGTTGAAGAAGAGAGTACTTAAGCAAAACCCAGCCACACCAGCCAACATTAAACAGAATGTTGGAACGCCTGTTTGTACACTAAATACGAGCACTTCTAATCATGTTTATGCTACTTTACCCCCCCAACAGTCTCAGAAGGTTTTGGGTTTACAAACCGATTCGACAAATGATCGGAGTATCTTGGGAAGAAATGTTTCTGCAACAAGGGATCATTATCCACTTACAAGCCGAGGACATCCATCTCTATTGTCTCATGATCCCACGACGGAGACCACGATCAATAGCAGTTCTTTTATGAGTGATGAAATGGAGTTTTGGTACAAACTCTTAGCTAAGTCGGGTACTGCTGATCATTAA